The Streptomyces laurentii genome contains a region encoding:
- a CDS encoding 50S ribosomal protein L3 (50S ribosomal protein L3 [Streptomyces albus J1074];~Ribosomal protein L3; cl00324;~identified by MetaGeneAnnotator; putative), translated as MAKNIKGILGEKLGMTQVWDENNRVVPVTVVKAGPNVVTQVRTNDSDGYESVQIAFGEIDPRKVNKPLKGHFAKADVTPRRHLVELRTADASEYTLGQEITAEVFESGVKVDVTGKSKGKGFAGVMKRHNFRGGKASHGAHRVHRKPGSIGGCATPGRVFKGMRMAGRMGNERVTTQNLTVHAVDAEKGLLLIKGAVPGPNGGLVLVRTAAKGA; from the coding sequence ATGGCTAAGAACATCAAGGGCATCCTGGGCGAGAAGCTCGGCATGACGCAGGTCTGGGACGAGAACAACCGTGTCGTCCCGGTCACCGTCGTCAAGGCCGGTCCGAACGTCGTGACCCAGGTCCGCACGAACGACAGCGACGGCTACGAGTCGGTCCAGATCGCCTTCGGCGAGATCGACCCGCGCAAGGTGAACAAGCCCCTCAAGGGTCACTTCGCCAAGGCCGACGTCACCCCGCGCCGCCACCTGGTGGAGCTCCGCACCGCTGACGCCTCCGAGTACACGCTCGGCCAGGAGATCACCGCCGAGGTCTTCGAGTCCGGCGTGAAGGTCGACGTCACCGGTAAGAGCAAGGGCAAGGGCTTCGCCGGTGTCATGAAGCGCCACAACTTCCGTGGTGGCAAGGCCTCCCACGGTGCGCACCGCGTGCACCGCAAGCCCGGCTCGATCGGTGGCTGCGCCACCCCGGGCCGTGTCTTCAAGGGCATGCGCATGGCCGGTCGCATGGGTAACGAGCGTGTGACCACCCAGAACCTGACCGTTCACGCCGTTGACGCGGAGAAGGGCCTGCTCCTCATCAAGGGCGCAGTTCCTGGTCCGAACGGCGGCCTCGTCCTGGTCCGCACCGCGGCCAAGGGGGCCTGA
- a CDS encoding 50S ribosomal protein L4 (50S ribosomal protein L4 [Streptomyces albus J1074];~Ribosomal protein L4/L1 family; cl00325;~identified by MetaGeneAnnotator; putative) translates to MSTIDILSPSGDKTGTVELPAEIFEAKISIPLIHQVVVAQLAAARQGTHKVKTRGEVRGGGRKPYRQKGTGRARQGSTRAPQFAGGGVVHGPVPRDYSQRTPKKMKAAALRGALSDRANHSRIHVVSGVVEGAVSTKAAKTLFGKISERKNVLLVVERSDEAAWLSARNLPQVHILEPGQLNTYDVMRSDDVVFTQAALESFVSGPKAADIEGNEA, encoded by the coding sequence ATGAGCACCATTGACATTCTGTCGCCCTCCGGCGACAAGACCGGGACCGTCGAGCTCCCGGCCGAGATTTTCGAGGCCAAGATCAGCATCCCGCTGATCCACCAGGTCGTCGTCGCGCAGCTGGCCGCCGCCCGTCAGGGCACGCACAAGGTCAAGACGCGTGGCGAGGTTCGTGGTGGTGGCCGGAAGCCGTACCGCCAGAAGGGCACCGGCCGCGCCCGTCAGGGTTCGACCCGCGCCCCGCAGTTCGCCGGTGGTGGCGTCGTGCACGGTCCCGTGCCGCGTGACTACTCGCAGCGGACCCCGAAGAAGATGAAGGCCGCCGCCCTGCGTGGTGCCCTCTCCGACCGGGCGAACCACTCCCGCATCCACGTCGTCTCCGGCGTGGTCGAGGGTGCGGTGTCCACCAAGGCCGCCAAGACGCTGTTCGGCAAGATCTCGGAGCGCAAGAACGTGCTCCTGGTCGTCGAGCGCTCGGACGAGGCCGCGTGGCTGTCCGCCCGCAACCTGCCCCAGGTGCACATCCTGGAGCCGGGCCAGCTGAACACGTACGACGTGATGCGATCCGACGACGTGGTCTTCACCCAGGCCGCCCTCGAGTCCTTCGTGTCTGGCCCCAAGGCCGCTGACATTGAGGGGAACGAAGCCTGA
- a CDS encoding 50S ribosomal protein L23 (50S ribosomal protein L23 [Streptomyces cattleya NRRL 8057 = DSM46488];~50S ribosomal protein L23; Reviewed; PRK05738;~identified by MetaGeneAnnotator; putative), translating to MAEITSKTFTDPRDILVKPVVSEKSYALLDENKYTFIVAPTANKTQIKQAVEAVFSVKVAGVNTINRQGKRKRTRTGFGKRANTKRAIVTLAEGNRIDIFGGPTA from the coding sequence ATGGCCGAGATCACCAGCAAGACCTTCACGGACCCGCGCGACATCCTCGTCAAGCCGGTTGTCTCCGAGAAGAGCTACGCGCTGCTCGACGAGAACAAGTACACGTTCATCGTCGCGCCCACCGCCAACAAGACCCAGATCAAGCAGGCCGTCGAGGCGGTCTTCTCGGTCAAGGTCGCCGGGGTCAACACGATCAACCGTCAGGGCAAGCGCAAGCGCACCCGCACCGGTTTCGGCAAGCGCGCCAACACCAAGCGCGCCATCGTGACCCTTGCTGAGGGCAACCGAATCGACATCTTCGGCGGCCCGACCGCCTAA
- a CDS encoding 50S ribosomal protein L2 (50S ribosomal protein L2 [Streptomyces albus J1074];~50S ribosomal protein L2; Validated; PRK09374;~Ribosomal Proteins L2, C-terminal domain; pfam03947;~Ribosomal Proteins L2, RNA binding domain; pfam00181;~identified by MetaGeneAnnotator; putative) gives MGIRKYKPTTPGRRGASVADFVEITRSTPEKSLVRPLHSKGGRNNTGRVTVRHQGGGHKRAYRVIDFRRHDKDGVPAKVAHIEYDPNRTARIALLHYADGEKRYIIAPRGLTQGDRVENGPTADIKPGNNLALRNIPVGTTIHAIELRPGGGAKFARSAGASVQLLAKEGTMAHLRMPSGEIRLVDARCRATIGEVGNAEQSNINWGKAGRKRWLGVRPTVRGVAMNPVDHPHGGGEGKTSGGRHPVSPWGQKEGRTRSPKKASNKYIVRRRKTNKKR, from the coding sequence ATGGGTATCCGCAAGTACAAGCCGACGACGCCGGGACGCCGTGGCGCCTCCGTCGCCGACTTCGTCGAGATCACGCGGTCCACGCCGGAGAAGTCGCTGGTCCGCCCGCTGCACAGCAAGGGTGGCCGTAACAACACCGGTCGTGTGACCGTCCGTCACCAGGGTGGTGGCCACAAGCGCGCCTACCGCGTGATCGACTTCCGTCGTCACGACAAGGACGGCGTGCCGGCCAAGGTCGCTCACATCGAGTACGACCCGAACCGCACCGCCCGCATCGCGCTGCTCCACTACGCGGACGGCGAGAAGCGCTACATCATCGCCCCGCGCGGCCTCACGCAGGGTGACCGGGTGGAGAACGGCCCCACGGCCGACATCAAGCCCGGCAACAACCTGGCCCTCCGCAACATCCCGGTCGGTACCACGATCCACGCGATCGAGCTCCGTCCCGGCGGTGGCGCCAAGTTCGCCCGCTCCGCAGGTGCCTCCGTGCAGCTGCTCGCGAAGGAGGGCACGATGGCCCACCTCCGCATGCCGTCTGGCGAGATCCGTCTGGTCGACGCCCGCTGCCGCGCCACCATCGGTGAGGTCGGCAACGCCGAGCAGTCGAACATCAACTGGGGCAAGGCCGGCCGCAAGCGCTGGCTCGGCGTCCGCCCGACCGTTCGCGGTGTGGCGATGAACCCGGTTGACCACCCGCACGGTGGTGGTGAGGGCAAGACCTCCGGTGGTCGTCACCCGGTCTCCCCGTGGGGTCAGAAGGAGGGTCGTACTCGTTCGCCGAAGAAGGCTTCGAACAAGTACATCGTCCGCCGCCGCAAGACGAACAAGAAGCGCTAG
- a CDS encoding 30S ribosomal protein S19 (30S ribosomal protein S19 [Streptomyces albus J1074];~Ribosomal protein S19; cl00350;~identified by MetaGeneAnnotator; putative) — protein sequence MPRSLKKGPFVDGHLVKKVDAQNEAGTKNVIKTWSRRSMIIPAMLGHTIAVHNGKTHVPVFVTESMVGHKLGEFSPTRTFRGHVKDDRKSKRR from the coding sequence ATGCCGCGCAGTCTCAAGAAGGGACCCTTCGTCGACGGCCACCTCGTCAAGAAGGTGGACGCCCAGAACGAAGCCGGTACCAAGAACGTCATCAAGACCTGGTCCCGTCGCTCCATGATCATCCCGGCGATGCTGGGTCACACGATCGCGGTGCACAACGGCAAGACCCACGTCCCGGTGTTCGTCACCGAGTCGATGGTCGGGCACAAGCTCGGCGAGTTCTCGCCGACGCGTACCTTCCGGGGTCACGTCAAGGATGACCGGAAGTCGAAGCGCCGCTAG
- a CDS encoding 50S ribosomal protein L22 (50S ribosomal protein L22 [Streptomyces albus J1074];~Ribosomal protein L22/L17e. L22 (L17 in eukaryotes) isa core protein of the large ribosomal subunit. It is the only ribosomal protein that interacts with all six domains of 23S rRNA, and is one of the proteins important for directing the proper...; cd00336;~identified by MetaGeneAnnotator; putative;~protein-rRNA interface [nucleotide binding];~putative translocon binding site) — protein sequence MEARAQARYIRVTPMKARRVVDLIRGMDATEAQAVLRFAPQAASVPVGKVLDSAIANAAHNYDHSDASSLFISEAYVDEGPTLKRFRPRAQGRAYRIRKRTSHITVVVSSKEGTR from the coding sequence ATGGAAGCCAGGGCCCAGGCGCGGTACATCCGCGTCACGCCCATGAAGGCCCGCCGCGTGGTGGACCTGATCCGTGGCATGGATGCCACGGAGGCTCAGGCTGTTCTGCGATTCGCTCCGCAGGCAGCCTCCGTGCCGGTCGGCAAGGTGCTCGACAGCGCCATCGCCAACGCCGCGCACAACTACGACCACTCGGACGCCTCTTCGCTGTTCATCAGCGAGGCGTACGTCGACGAGGGCCCGACCCTGAAGCGGTTCCGTCCGCGTGCCCAGGGCCGTGCCTACCGGATCCGCAAGCGGACCAGCCACATCACCGTGGTCGTCAGCAGCAAGGAAGGAACCCGGTAA
- a CDS encoding 30S ribosomal protein S3 (30S ribosomal protein S3 [Streptomyces albus J1074];~G-X-X-G motif;~K homology RNA-binding (KH) domain of the prokaryotic 30S small ribosomal subunit protein S3. S3 is part of the head region of the 30S ribosomal subunit and is believed to interact with mRNA as it threads its way from the latch into the channel. The KH...; cd02412;~Ribosomal protein S3, C-terminal domain; pfam00189;~identified by MetaGeneAnnotator; putative;~ribosomal protein S3, bacterial type; TIGR01009) has translation MGQKVNPHGFRLGITTDFKSRWYADKLYKDYVKEDVAIRRMLTSGMERAGISKVEIERTRDRVRVDIHTARPGIVIGRRGAEADKIRGQLEKLTGKQVQLNILEVKNPEVDAQLVAQAVAEQLSSRVSFRRAMRKSMQSAMKAGAKGIKIQCGGRLGGAEMSRSEFYREGRVPLHTLRANVEYGFFEAKTTFGRIGVKVWIYKGDVKNIAEVRAENAAARAGNRPARGGADRPARGGRGGERGGRGRKPQQAPAAEAPKAEAAAAPAAESTGTEA, from the coding sequence ATGGGCCAGAAGGTAAACCCGCACGGGTTCCGGCTCGGCATCACCACCGACTTCAAGTCGCGTTGGTACGCCGACAAGCTGTACAAGGACTACGTCAAGGAAGACGTCGCCATCCGTCGGATGCTGACGTCCGGCATGGAGCGCGCCGGCATCTCGAAGGTTGAGATCGAGCGCACCCGTGACCGTGTCCGCGTGGACATCCACACCGCTCGCCCGGGCATCGTCATCGGCCGCCGCGGCGCCGAGGCCGACAAGATCCGTGGCCAGCTGGAGAAGCTGACCGGCAAGCAGGTTCAGCTGAACATCCTCGAGGTCAAGAACCCCGAGGTCGACGCTCAGCTGGTGGCCCAGGCCGTCGCCGAGCAGCTGTCCTCCCGCGTTTCCTTCCGTCGGGCCATGCGCAAGAGCATGCAGTCCGCCATGAAGGCCGGCGCCAAGGGCATCAAGATCCAGTGTGGTGGCCGTCTCGGCGGCGCCGAGATGTCCCGCTCGGAGTTCTACCGCGAGGGTCGTGTGCCGCTGCACACGCTGCGCGCGAACGTCGAGTACGGCTTCTTCGAGGCCAAGACGACCTTCGGCCGCATCGGCGTGAAGGTCTGGATCTACAAGGGCGACGTCAAGAACATCGCCGAGGTCCGCGCCGAGAACGCCGCTGCCCGCGCCGGCAACCGTCCGGCCCGTGGCGGCGCTGACCGCCCGGCCCGCGGTGGCCGTGGTGGCGAGCGTGGCGGTCGCGGTCGCAAGCCGCAGCAGGCTCCCGCTGCCGAGGCCCCCAAGGCCGAGGCCGCCGCCGCTCCGGCTGCTGAGAGCACCGGAACGGAGGCCTGA
- a CDS encoding 50S ribosomal protein L16 (23S rRNA interface [nucleotide binding];~50S ribosomal protein L16 [Streptomyces albus J1074];~5S rRNA interface [nucleotide binding];~L25 interface [polypeptide binding];~L27 interface [polypeptide binding];~Ribosomal_L16_L10e: L16 is anessential protein in the large ribosomal subunit of bacteria, mitochondria, and chloroplasts. Large subunits that lack L16 are defective in peptidyl transferase activity, peptidyl-tRNA hydrolysis activity, association with...; cd01433;~identified by MetaGeneAnnotator; putative;~putative antibiotic binding site [chemical binding]), with protein sequence MLIPRRVKHRKQHHPKRSGMSKGGTQVAFGEYGIQALTPAYVTNRQIEAARIAMTRHIKRGGKVWINIYPDRPLTKKPAETRMGSGKGSPEWWIANVKPGRVMFELSYPNEKIAREALTRAAHKLPMKCKIVKREAGEL encoded by the coding sequence ATGCTGATCCCCCGTAGGGTCAAGCACCGCAAGCAGCACCACCCGAAGCGCAGCGGTATGTCCAAGGGTGGCACGCAGGTTGCGTTCGGCGAGTACGGCATTCAGGCCCTCACCCCGGCCTACGTGACCAACCGCCAGATCGAGGCCGCGCGTATCGCGATGACCCGCCACATCAAGCGTGGCGGCAAGGTCTGGATCAACATCTACCCGGACCGCCCGCTCACGAAGAAGCCTGCCGAGACCCGCATGGGTTCCGGTAAGGGTTCTCCGGAGTGGTGGATCGCGAACGTCAAGCCCGGTCGGGTGATGTTCGAGCTGTCCTACCCGAACGAGAAGATCGCGCGTGAGGCTCTGACTCGTGCGGCTCACAAGCTGCCGATGAAGTGCAAGATCGTTAAGCGCGAGGCAGGTGAGCTGTGA
- a CDS encoding 50S ribosomal protein L29 (23S rRNA interface [nucleotide binding];~50S ribosomal protein L29 [Streptomyces albus J1074];~L23 interface [polypeptide binding];~Ribosomal L29 protein/HIP. L29 isa protein of the large ribosomal Subunit. A homolog, called heparin/heparan sulfate interacting protein (HIP), has also been identified in mammals. L29 is located onthe surface of the large ribosomal subunit, where it...; cd00427;~identified by MetaGeneAnnotator; putative;~putative translocon interaction site;~signal recognition particle (SRP54) interaction site;~trigger factor interaction site), with product MSAGTKASELRELGNEELVAKLREAKEELFNLRFQAATGQLENHGRLRAVRKDIARIYTLMRERELGIETVENA from the coding sequence ATGTCGGCCGGTACCAAGGCGTCCGAGCTGCGCGAGCTGGGCAACGAGGAGCTTGTCGCCAAGCTCCGCGAGGCCAAGGAAGAGCTGTTCAATCTCCGCTTCCAGGCGGCGACGGGCCAGCTCGAGAACCACGGCCGTCTGCGGGCGGTCCGCAAGGACATCGCCCGTATCTACACCCTCATGCGCGAGCGTGAGCTCGGCATTGAGACGGTGGAGAACGCCTGA
- a CDS encoding 30S ribosomal protein S17 (30S ribosomal protein S17 [Streptomyces cattleya NRRL 8057 = DSM46488];~30S ribosomal protein S17; Reviewed; PRK05610;~identified by MetaGeneAnnotator; putative) → MSENNVTENERNARKVREGLVVSDKMDKTVVVAVEDRVKHALYGKIIRRTNKLKAHDEQNQAGVGDRVLLMETRKLSATKHWRVIEILEKAK, encoded by the coding sequence ATGAGCGAGAACAACGTGACTGAGAACGAGCGCAACGCCCGCAAGGTGCGTGAGGGCCTGGTCGTCAGCGACAAGATGGACAAGACCGTCGTCGTCGCCGTTGAGGACCGCGTCAAGCACGCGCTGTACGGCAAGATCATCCGCCGTACGAACAAGCTCAAGGCTCACGACGAGCAGAACCAGGCCGGCGTCGGCGACCGCGTCCTCCTCATGGAGACGCGCAAGCTGTCCGCCACGAAGCACTGGCGTGTCATCGAGATCCTCGAGAAGGCCAAGTAA
- a CDS encoding 50S ribosomal protein L14 (50S ribosomal protein L14 [Streptomyces albus J1074];~Ribosomal protein L14p/L23e; cl00328;~identified by MetaGeneAnnotator; putative), which yields MIQQESRLRVADNTGAKEILCIRVLGGSGRRYAGIGDVIVATVKDAIPGGNVKKGDVVKAVIVRTVKERRRQDGSYIRFDENAAVILKNDGDPRGTRIFGPVGRELREKKFMKIISLAPEVL from the coding sequence GTGATCCAGCAGGAGTCGCGACTTCGTGTTGCCGACAACACTGGTGCGAAGGAGATCCTTTGCATCCGTGTTCTCGGTGGCTCGGGTCGCCGCTACGCGGGCATCGGTGACGTCATCGTCGCCACCGTCAAGGACGCGATCCCCGGTGGCAACGTGAAGAAGGGTGACGTCGTCAAGGCGGTCATCGTTCGCACCGTCAAGGAGCGTCGCCGTCAGGACGGCTCGTACATCCGCTTCGACGAGAACGCCGCCGTCATTCTGAAGAACGACGGCGACCCTCGCGGCACCCGTATCTTCGGCCCGGTCGGCCGTGAGCTGCGCGAGAAGAAGTTCATGAAGATCATCTCGCTCGCGCCGGAGGTGCTGTAA
- a CDS encoding 50S ribosomal protein L24 (50S ribosomal protein L24 [Streptomyces albus J1074];~50S ribosomal protein L24; Reviewed; PRK00004;~KOW motif; cl00354;~identified by MetaGeneAnnotator; putative), giving the protein MKIKKGDLVQVITGKDKGKQGKVIAAFPTESRVLVEGVNRVKKHTKAGPNQAGGIVTTEAPVHVSNVQLVVEKDGKKVVTRVGYRFDDNGNKVRVAKRTGEDI; this is encoded by the coding sequence ATGAAGATCAAGAAGGGCGACCTGGTCCAGGTCATCACCGGCAAGGACAAGGGCAAGCAGGGCAAGGTCATCGCGGCCTTCCCGACTGAGTCCCGCGTCCTCGTCGAGGGTGTCAACCGGGTCAAGAAGCACACGAAGGCCGGCCCGAACCAGGCCGGTGGCATCGTGACCACCGAGGCCCCGGTCCACGTGAGCAACGTTCAGCTCGTCGTGGAGAAGGACGGCAAGAAGGTCGTCACCCGCGTCGGTTACCGCTTCGACGACAACGGCAACAAGGTTCGCGTTGCCAAGCGCACGGGTGAGGACATCTGA
- a CDS encoding 50S ribosomal protein L5 (50S ribosomal protein L5 [Streptomyces albus J1074];~50S ribosomal protein L5; Validated; PRK00010;~Ribosomal protein L5; pfam00281;~identified by MetaGeneAnnotator; putative;~ribosomal L5P family C-terminus; pfam00673), which produces MATTPRLKTKYREDIAGKMRDEFKYENVMQIPGLVKIVVNMGVGDAARDSKLIDGAIRDLTTITGQKPAVTKARKSIAQFKLREGQPIGAHVTLRGDRMWEFLDRTLSLALPRIRDFRGLSPKQFDGRGNYTFGLTEQVMFHEIDQDKIDRVRGMDITVVTTATNDDEGRALLRHLGFPFKEA; this is translated from the coding sequence ATGGCTACCACTCCGCGTCTGAAGACGAAGTACCGCGAGGACATCGCGGGCAAGATGCGTGACGAGTTCAAGTACGAGAACGTCATGCAGATTCCCGGCCTCGTCAAGATCGTGGTCAACATGGGTGTCGGCGACGCCGCCCGTGACTCGAAGCTGATCGACGGCGCGATCCGCGACCTCACCACGATCACCGGTCAGAAGCCGGCCGTCACCAAGGCCCGCAAGTCCATCGCGCAGTTCAAGCTGCGCGAGGGTCAGCCGATCGGTGCCCACGTCACGCTCCGTGGCGACCGCATGTGGGAGTTCCTGGACCGCACCCTGTCGCTCGCGCTGCCGCGCATCCGCGACTTCCGCGGCCTGTCCCCGAAGCAGTTCGACGGCCGTGGCAACTACACCTTCGGTCTCACGGAGCAGGTCATGTTCCACGAGATCGACCAGGACAAGATCGACCGCGTCCGGGGTATGGACATCACCGTGGTGACCACGGCGACCAACGACGACGAGGGCCGTGCCCTTCTGCGTCACCTCGGCTTCCCGTTCAAGGAGGCGTAA
- a CDS encoding 30S ribosomal protein S14 type Z (30S ribosomal protein S14 type Z [Streptomyces albus J1074];~Ribosomal protein S14p/S29e; cl00355;~identified by MetaGeneAnnotator; putative): MAKKALIAKAARKPKFGVRGYTRCQRCGRPHSVYRKFGLCRVCLREMAHRGELPGVTKSSW, translated from the coding sequence ATGGCGAAGAAGGCTCTCATCGCGAAGGCTGCCCGCAAGCCCAAGTTCGGTGTGCGTGGGTACACCCGCTGCCAGCGCTGCGGTCGCCCCCACTCCGTGTACCGCAAGTTCGGCCTGTGCCGCGTGTGCCTTCGTGAGATGGCTCACCGTGGCGAGCTGCCGGGCGTGACCAAGAGCTCCTGGTAA
- a CDS encoding 30S ribosomal protein S8 (30S ribosomal protein S8 [Streptomyces albus J1074];~Ribosomal protein S8; cl00330;~identified by MetaGeneAnnotator; putative), producing MAHQETPAREAEGQFMTMTDPIADMLTRLRNANSAYHDTVAMPHSKIKSHIAEILQQEGFITGWKVEDAEVGKSLVLDLKFGPNRERSIAGIKRISKPGLRVYAKSTNLPKVLGGLGVAIISTSHGLLTGQQAQKKGVGGEVLAYVW from the coding sequence ATGGCGCACCAGGAAACCCCGGCGAGAGAGGCCGAAGGCCAATTCATGACCATGACTGATCCGATCGCAGACATGCTCACCCGTCTGCGTAACGCGAACTCGGCGTACCACGACACCGTGGCGATGCCGCACAGCAAGATCAAGTCGCACATCGCGGAAATCCTCCAGCAGGAGGGCTTCATCACCGGCTGGAAGGTCGAGGACGCCGAGGTCGGCAAGAGCCTCGTTCTCGACCTGAAGTTCGGTCCGAACCGTGAGCGCTCCATCGCGGGCATCAAGCGGATCTCGAAGCCGGGCCTCCGGGTTTACGCGAAGTCCACCAACCTGCCGAAGGTTCTCGGCGGCCTGGGCGTGGCGATCATCTCCACGTCCCACGGTCTCCTGACCGGCCAGCAGGCTCAGAAGAAGGGCGTGGGTGGGGAAGTCCTCGCCTACGTCTGGTAG
- a CDS encoding 50S ribosomal protein L6 (50S ribosomal protein L6 [Streptomyces albus J1074];~50S ribosomal protein L6; Validated; PRK05498;~Ribosomal protein L6; pfam00347;~identified by MetaGeneAnnotator; putative) codes for MSRIGKLPITVPAGVDVTIEGRTVTVKGSKGTLTHTVAAPIEIVKGEDGVLNVTRPNDERQNKALHGLSRTLVANMITGVTQGYIKALEISGVGYRVAAKGSNLEFQLGYSHPILVEAPEGISFKVESPTKFSVEGIDKQKVGEVAANIRKLRKPDPYKAKGVKYAGEVIRRKVGKAGK; via the coding sequence ATGTCGCGTATCGGCAAGCTCCCCATCACGGTTCCCGCCGGCGTGGACGTCACCATCGAGGGCCGCACGGTCACGGTGAAGGGTTCCAAGGGCACCCTGACCCACACCGTCGCCGCGCCGATCGAGATCGTTAAGGGTGAGGACGGCGTTCTGAACGTCACCCGCCCGAACGACGAGCGTCAGAACAAGGCCCTCCACGGCCTGTCCCGCACGCTGGTGGCCAACATGATCACCGGTGTGACCCAGGGGTACATCAAGGCGCTCGAGATCAGCGGTGTCGGTTACCGCGTGGCCGCGAAGGGCTCCAACCTGGAGTTCCAGCTCGGCTACAGCCACCCGATCCTGGTGGAGGCGCCCGAGGGCATCTCCTTCAAGGTCGAGTCGCCGACCAAGTTCTCGGTCGAGGGCATCGACAAGCAGAAGGTCGGCGAGGTCGCCGCGAACATCCGCAAGCTGCGGAAGCCCGACCCGTACAAGGCCAAGGGCGTCAAGTACGCGGGCGAAGTCATCCGCCGCAAGGTCGGAAAGGCTGGTAAGTAA